One region of Flavobacterium sp. GSB-24 genomic DNA includes:
- a CDS encoding DUF2795 domain-containing protein produces MYWTLELASYLSDAPWPANKDELIDYAIRAGAPLEVVENLQSIEDEGEIYESMEEIWPDYPTDEDYLWNEDEY; encoded by the coding sequence ATGTATTGGACATTAGAATTAGCATCTTATTTAAGTGATGCGCCATGGCCTGCTAACAAAGATGAACTTATAGACTACGCTATTAGAGCTGGTGCTCCATTAGAGGTGGTAGAAAACCTTCAATCAATAGAAGACGAAGGCGAGATATATGAATCAATGGAAGAAATTTGGCCTGATTATCCAACAGACGAAGATTATCTTTGGAATGAGGATGAATATTAA